AGTCATTACCATGTGTCATTGGTACGTGACCCATGTGCTCAACACCACCGATAAGGTAAGTGTCACCAGCACCTGTCATGATTGCGCGAGCTGCGTCATGCAATGCCTGCATTGACGAACCGCATAGGCGGTTTACGGTTACCGCCGGTACGGTGTGAGGAATGCCTGCTAAGAGAGCAGCGTTACGACCAACGTTAAAGCCTTGCTCTAAAGTTTGCTGTACACAGCCCCAGTAAATGTCATCAATTGAGTCTGGTGCTACTTGAGGGTTACGCTCAAGTAGGCCTTTCATCAAGTGTGCGCTGAGGTCTTCGGCACGTTTATGCTTAAATACACCGCCTTTTGAACGGCCCATTGGGGTACGAATACAATCTACGATTACCGCGTTTTCCATGTTACTGGCCCTCCACTTGATAGAACACTTTACCTTCATCTGCCCACTGTCTAGTTTGCTCAGAAACCTGATAAATTTCACCAAGATGAGCGTACTTGTCAGCCATTGCTACAAAGTTTGCGAGGCCGATTTGGTCTAGATAGCGGAATGCACCACCTCTGAATGGAGGGAAGCCGATACCGTAGATCAGTGCCATGTCTGCTTCTTGCGGTGAAGCAACAATGTTTTCTTGCAGACACAGTAACACTTCATTGATCATTGGCACCATACAACGCTCAATAATCGTTTGTTTATCAAATTCAGTTGGTGCGTCACAAATACCGCTCAGCAACTCAAGCGCACTGTCGTCTTTACTCTTCTTCAGGCGACCTTTGCGATCTGGAGCGTATTGATAGAAGCCTTGTTGGTTTTTCTGACCAAAGCGCTCAGCACCCGCAAGTACTGCGACAGGATCTTTGTCTTTACGTGCCATGCGAGTAGGGAAGCCATCAGCCATTACGCCAGTACAATGGTTTGCCGTATCGATGCCGACTACGTCTAGTAGGTACGCAGGGCCCATTGGCCAGCCGAAGACATTTTCCATAACCTTATCTACTTTTGCGAAGTCAGCACCTTCTACAACAAGTTGGCTGAAGCCTGCAAAGTAAGGGAATAGAACACGGTTCACGAAGAAACCTGGGCAATCGTTAACAACGATAGGAGACTTGCCAAGCTTTAAGGCATAATCTACCACTGCGGCAACGGTTTCATCCGATGTTTGTTCGCCACGAATGATTTCTACCAATGGCATTTTTGGCACTGGGTTAAAGAAGTGCATGCCACAGAAGTTTTCTGGCTTCTCAAGTGCGGTGGCTAACTCATCAATACGAATAGTCGACGTGTTTGAAGTCAGGATCGTACCTTCTGGTAATTGCGACTCTAAACTCGCCAATACCGTTTTCTTGATTTTAGGGTTTTCAACAACGGCTTCTACGATGATGTCTGAGCCTTGTAGGTCGTGATCGTTTAACGTTGGTTTGATTTTGCCTAAAGTGGCAATCATCTTGTCCATCGACATGTGGCCGCGCTGTACTTTTTTACCAAGTAGTTTTGCAGCCTCACCCATACCAAGGTCTAGGGCACCTTGTTGGATGTCTTTCATGACAATTGGCGTACCTTTGTAGGCTGATTGGTAAGCGATACCGCCACCCATAATACCAGCACCAAGTACCGCTGCTTGTTTGATCTCAGTTTTACTTTGTTTCGCTTGTTTCTTGGCAACTGTTTTAATGTATTGGTCCGCAAGGAAAATACCAGTTTGCGCTGCGGCTTCTGCTGTTTTAGCAAGCTTAGCAAAGTTTTGGTTTTCGAGTGCCATCGCTTCGCTGCGGCTAAGGTTAGCTGCCGCTTTAAGGGTTTGTACCGCCATCATTGGTGCTGGGTAATGGCCTTTGGTTTTTGCCATTACTAAGCCTTCGGCCATACCAAAGCTCATGCCTTGTTCAACACGATTCATCTTCAATGGGTCAAGCTTGATTTGGCGTTTCGCGCGCCAATCCAACTTACCTTCGATGGCTTGTTCTAAGGTACGAATAGCAGCGGCCATGAGTTTGTCAGCCGGTACTACACCATCAACCGCACCGACTTTCAGTGCGTCATTCGCTCGGTTTTCTTGACCTGTGGTGATCCACGTCATTGCGTTGTCAGCGCCGATTAAGCGAGGAAGTCTTACGGTACCACCAAAGCCTGGCATAATGCCAAGCTTAACTTCTGGTAAGCCGATTTTTGCGGTGTCAGTTGCGATACGGTAATCCGTGGCGAGTAACCACTCGCAGCCACCGCCAAGTGCAAGGCCATTTACAGCTGATAGTGTAGGGAAAGGTAAATCTTCGATTGCGTCGAAGACATCGGTTGCGGTTTTGATCCAGCCAACAAGTTCTTCTTCTGGACGTTGGAAAGTGGGAAGGAATTCAAAAATATCAGCGCCAACAATAAAGTGGTCTTTGTCGCTGGTAAAAATTAAGCCGTCGATGTCGTCGCGCTGACTCAATTCGATAAGCGCTTCGTGGCTTTCCTTAAGTACTTGCTGAGATAGTTTGTTTACTGAGCCTGGTAGGCAAAACTTAAACTCAGCGATATTGCCTTTGCAAAAATCAACTACAAAGGACTCGCGTTTGATTAACATACATGTTCTCCCGTGCTTTACACTGGTACGATGAGTTGTAATTTCAATCAGTGTGGATCCTTTGGCGGCAAATTGCAATGAAAAATTTACCGCACATTTACTGAAATACCTGAGTCGGTTTGCTATGGTGGCTTAACACACTTCGCATTTAGTGTCATTTATGGGCATGCTCGTAAATGACAAGCCGAGTTTTTGGTCTTCAGCGCCATCTTTAGATAAGCATAATTTGGCTGTATTTCAATTTAGGTGTGTATTCTTTTGGCAAATAAAAAAGGGTTTGCATGACATATTGGTTACGCCGCTTAGCTGTAGGCAGCTTATGTATGGTGAGCTGGCTCAGTGCAGCCGGCAGCACTCACGACGAGTTTAAGGAGGCCGAGCGCATTGCTTGGTCTGGTAATTACAGCAACTTTAAAGCCGCTATTGCGCAGCTCGATCACCCGCTCAAACCTTACGTTGAAATGGCGTTTTACAAGCGTCACCCAAGGCTAAAGTATCAGCAAGAAATCCAGCACTTCCTCATGGTGTATGAACATACGCCGCTCGAATGGCCGGTGCGTGCTGCTTGGTTAGACTACTTAAAGCGGTACAAGAAAAAAGCACGTTTCATTGAAGACTACCGTGATACCAGTGATGTTGAGCTCAAGTGTACTTACTTGGCCTACCAATTGGACTTAGGCGCGCCAACAAAAGCCATTCTTGACCAAGTAACCGATATTTGGACGGTGGGAAAGTCTCAGCCCAAAGCCTGCGATAGTCTTTTTAGGCAATGGCAAAAAGCGGGGTATAGGACGCCTGAGCGTGTCTGGCAGCGAATTTCTAGTGCCGCACAATCCGGTCAAACGTCACTGCTAGACTATCTTGAGAAGCTGTTACCAAAAAATGAGGCCTATCTCGCCGAGCTTTATAAAAAAGTTCGTCAAGATCCGAGTGCCGCTGCCGGACTCTATCGCTTTAGTAAACGCACTGAGAAAGAAGCCGAAATTGCGGTATATGGTGTAAGACGCTTAGTTTGGCGCGATCCTGATTTAGCGTTGCGTGCATGGCAGAAGATGCAGGATATGTTTACTTTCACCCAGCAGCAAAAGGATAGTGTTGCTTATCGTTTTGCTCTGGCGCTTGCGTCTAAAGGCCATGAAGACGCACGGTTTTGGCTTAATAAAGTGCCTAAATCGTTGCAGGACAAAAAGCTACTACAGTGGCTGATGAGTAACATGCTGAAAGAGCAAGATTGGGAAGGGATCTCGGCCTTATTCGTGGGTCACGATCAGCTTAGCAATGGTCAGCAATACTGGCTTGCATATAGCCTCGCTAAGCGTGGTGAGTTGGCTAAGGCTAACGAGATTTGGCAGCAGTTAGCACAAGAGCGTGATTACTACGGCTTTTTGGCTGCTGCACGATTGGGGTTACCGGTATCACTGAATGAAGCGCCGTTAAATGTTGAATCTAGTATCGTAGAACGAGTATCTCATGCGCCTGGGTTTAAGCGAGCAAAGGCTTTATACGAATTGGAAAGGTATACTCAAGCACGTCGAGAGTGGAACTATCTTACTAACACCTCAAGCAAAGAGGAAAAGCTTGCAGCATCCATATTGGCTGCTGAGTTTGATTGGTATGACAGCACTATTTTTACCCTGGCACAGATCAAAGCGTGGGATTACGTTGATTTGCGTTTCCCCATGGCGTTTAAAGATCTGTTCACTAAATATAGTGAGCGTAGTCGAGTCGATGTCGCATGGAGCATTGCGATTGCCCGCCGGGAAAGCTCTTTCGCACCAGATGCGCGTTCGAGTGCGGATGCCCACGGTTTAATGCAGCTGCTTCCAAGCACTGCTAAATATGTTAATAACCGCAAGCGCGTAACAAAGAATCGCCTGTATCATCCGGCCACAAACATTCGTTTGGGGACCAGTTATTTAGAGTATTTGAAGCGTAAAAATGCTGGTAATGAGATATTGGCTACGGCTTCGTACAATGCGGGCTATCATAGAATTAAGCGCTGGCTCCCTTCAGAGGCCATGCCTGCTGAACTTTGGATTGAGCTAATCCCATACCGAGAAACGCGCGACTATGTAAAAAATGTGATGGCATATCGACAGGTTTACCATACCCGTCTAGGTCGTGACGGCAACATATTGGCAAGTATTTTGGATATGAAAATTGTGAAATAACCGCACATGGCTGGTGCTTAGACTCAGTTCGTCGTTTTTAGGTAGCAGCTATGATAGACTCGATAGTATGTGAATTTTTGAAAATGGGTACACCATGGATAAGTTAGCAAATTTATACGCAGAGCATATTGCCACGTTGCAACAGCGTACAAGAACGATAGTAGACAGAGAAGGGCTGGATGGACTTGTGATCCATTCGGGGCAAGCAAAACGTCAATTCCTTGATGATATGTACTATCCGTTTAAAGTTAACCCGCAATTTAAAGCTTGGTTGCCTGTTATCGATAACCCGCATTGCTGGATTGTGGTCAATGGCAGTGACAAGCCGAAACTCATTTTTTATCGTCCGGTTGATTTTTGGCATAAAGTGCCTGACGAACCGAGAGATTTTTGGGCAGAGTATTTTGATATTCAACTGCTGGTTAAGCCAGATCAGGTTGAACAGTTACTGCCGTACGACAAAGCAAACTATGCCTATATCGGTGAATATTTAGAGGTTGCACAAGCGCTTGGCTTTACTCTAGTGAATCCAGAGCCGGTGATGAACTTCTTGCATTATCATCGTGCATATAAAACTCAGTATGAAATGGCATGTTTACGTGAAGCGAGCCGCCTTGGCGTGCTTGGCCACGTGGCGGCGCGCGATGCCTTCTTTGCTGGTGGCTCCGAGTTTGAAATTCAACAAGCGTATCTTAATGCAACTCAGCATATGGAAAACGATACGCCGTATGGCAATATTGTCGCCTTGAATGAAAATTGTGCGATTTTGCAC
The sequence above is a segment of the Pseudoalteromonas piscicida genome. Coding sequences within it:
- the fadB gene encoding fatty acid oxidation complex subunit alpha FadB; its protein translation is MLIKRESFVVDFCKGNIAEFKFCLPGSVNKLSQQVLKESHEALIELSQRDDIDGLIFTSDKDHFIVGADIFEFLPTFQRPEEELVGWIKTATDVFDAIEDLPFPTLSAVNGLALGGGCEWLLATDYRIATDTAKIGLPEVKLGIMPGFGGTVRLPRLIGADNAMTWITTGQENRANDALKVGAVDGVVPADKLMAAAIRTLEQAIEGKLDWRAKRQIKLDPLKMNRVEQGMSFGMAEGLVMAKTKGHYPAPMMAVQTLKAAANLSRSEAMALENQNFAKLAKTAEAAAQTGIFLADQYIKTVAKKQAKQSKTEIKQAAVLGAGIMGGGIAYQSAYKGTPIVMKDIQQGALDLGMGEAAKLLGKKVQRGHMSMDKMIATLGKIKPTLNDHDLQGSDIIVEAVVENPKIKKTVLASLESQLPEGTILTSNTSTIRIDELATALEKPENFCGMHFFNPVPKMPLVEIIRGEQTSDETVAAVVDYALKLGKSPIVVNDCPGFFVNRVLFPYFAGFSQLVVEGADFAKVDKVMENVFGWPMGPAYLLDVVGIDTANHCTGVMADGFPTRMARKDKDPVAVLAGAERFGQKNQQGFYQYAPDRKGRLKKSKDDSALELLSGICDAPTEFDKQTIIERCMVPMINEVLLCLQENIVASPQEADMALIYGIGFPPFRGGAFRYLDQIGLANFVAMADKYAHLGEIYQVSEQTRQWADEGKVFYQVEGQ
- a CDS encoding transglycosylase SLT domain-containing protein, yielding MTYWLRRLAVGSLCMVSWLSAAGSTHDEFKEAERIAWSGNYSNFKAAIAQLDHPLKPYVEMAFYKRHPRLKYQQEIQHFLMVYEHTPLEWPVRAAWLDYLKRYKKKARFIEDYRDTSDVELKCTYLAYQLDLGAPTKAILDQVTDIWTVGKSQPKACDSLFRQWQKAGYRTPERVWQRISSAAQSGQTSLLDYLEKLLPKNEAYLAELYKKVRQDPSAAAGLYRFSKRTEKEAEIAVYGVRRLVWRDPDLALRAWQKMQDMFTFTQQQKDSVAYRFALALASKGHEDARFWLNKVPKSLQDKKLLQWLMSNMLKEQDWEGISALFVGHDQLSNGQQYWLAYSLAKRGELAKANEIWQQLAQERDYYGFLAAARLGLPVSLNEAPLNVESSIVERVSHAPGFKRAKALYELERYTQARREWNYLTNTSSKEEKLAASILAAEFDWYDSTIFTLAQIKAWDYVDLRFPMAFKDLFTKYSERSRVDVAWSIAIARRESSFAPDARSSADAHGLMQLLPSTAKYVNNRKRVTKNRLYHPATNIRLGTSYLEYLKRKNAGNEILATASYNAGYHRIKRWLPSEAMPAELWIELIPYRETRDYVKNVMAYRQVYHTRLGRDGNILASILDMKIVK
- the pepQ gene encoding Xaa-Pro dipeptidase: MDKLANLYAEHIATLQQRTRTIVDREGLDGLVIHSGQAKRQFLDDMYYPFKVNPQFKAWLPVIDNPHCWIVVNGSDKPKLIFYRPVDFWHKVPDEPRDFWAEYFDIQLLVKPDQVEQLLPYDKANYAYIGEYLEVAQALGFTLVNPEPVMNFLHYHRAYKTQYEMACLREASRLGVLGHVAARDAFFAGGSEFEIQQAYLNATQHMENDTPYGNIVALNENCAILHYTHFERKAPSKHLSFLIDAGANFNGYASDITRTYDFAKQGEFAELVKVMNDHQIELGKALQPGKLYGELHIDCHNRVAQVLSDFGIVKLDAQAIVEKGITSTFFPHGLGHHIGLQVHDMGGFMADEAGTHQAPPEGHPFLRCTRKIEANQVFTIEPGLYFIDSLLEDLAQTDNKQYINWDKIDALKPYGGIRIEDNIIVHEDRLENMTRDFGLE